A stretch of DNA from Bacillaceae bacterium S4-13-56:
AATAGACCCTTCTGCTTGAGCAATTCCATAGCCCCATGCATTCAGTAAATCTGGATGGACAAGCATTAAACCAAGAACGACTCCTAATAATTCATGCCCCCCAAACCGTTTAACAGCAGACCAACCAATTAAGGCAGGCAAAAATACGAAAGCCGTATTGGCAATAAGATTGATCATGCTTGCAATTCCTGCCCACTGAGGATAGGTCTCTATGAGAGGTGGTGCCTCTCGTCCAAAGATTCCTGGATTCGCTAAAATATTATTGATCCCCATTAATAAACCTGCTGTTACGATAGCAGGTAAAATAGGAATAAAGATATCGGCTAACGTCTTAATTCCTCTTTGTAACGCATTCTGCTTTTGTCCACCAGCAGCTTTCACATCTTCTTTAGATGCTTCCTGTATGCCAGTTTCATGTACCATCGCTTTGTAAACTTTATCGACGGTTCCTTGTCCAATAACAATCTGAAATTGACCATTTGCGGAAAAAGAACCTTTCACCAATGGCATTTGCTCCAACTTCTCATGATTTACTTTTTTCTCATCATCAAGAGCAAACCGCAGGCGGGTTACACAATGAGTGGCAGCATGTATATTTTTCACCCCACCAATAGCAGCTACAATATCAAGAGCTTCCTCACTATATTGAAGTCCTCCCGTTGATTTTTGCTGCTCGTTAGATTGTACAACCCCTTTATCTTTCACTTTTGTTCCTAATAAAACAGAATCGACTGCTATTACATCATTCTCTTCTGTTTTCCGTAACTCTTCAAACTGATCCCCGTTGGTTACTATGATAGGAGTTACGATGCTTTTAGCTTTTTCCTTAATAAAATCTAAGTCAAAGGTGACTAGGGGATCTCCTGCTTTTACTTTGTCTCCCGCTTCCACATGTGCTTCAAAACCTTCTCCTTTAAGCGCAACTGTCTCCAAACCAATATGAATTAATAATTCCAGTCCAGAAGGATGTAGTAACCCAATGGCATGCTTCGTAGGAAAAACTTGTATGACTTCCCCATCAAAGGGAGCCACTACTTTCCCATCCTTTGGGTCTATCGCTATTCCATCACCCATCATTTTCTCTGCAAAAGTCGGGTCTGGAACTTGATTTAAAGCAACCACATTACCAC
This window harbors:
- the treP gene encoding PTS system trehalose-specific EIIBC component; amino-acid sequence: MANKEEAGEILIYSPLSGNVVALNQVPDPTFAEKMMGDGIAIDPKDGKVVAPFDGEVIQVFPTKHAIGLLHPSGLELLIHIGLETVALKGEGFEAHVEAGDKVKAGDPLVTFDLDFIKEKAKSIVTPIIVTNGDQFEELRKTEENDVIAVDSVLLGTKVKDKGVVQSNEQQKSTGGLQYSEEALDIVAAIGGVKNIHAATHCVTRLRFALDDEKKVNHEKLEQMPLVKGSFSANGQFQIVIGQGTVDKVYKAMVHETGIQEASKEDVKAAGGQKQNALQRGIKTLADIFIPILPAIVTAGLLMGINNILANPGIFGREAPPLIETYPQWAGIASMINLIANTAFVFLPALIGWSAVKRFGGHELLGVVLGLMLVHPDLLNAWGYGIAQAEGSIPTWNIFGLEIQKVGYQGQVLPVLVASWVLAKIEIFLRKRVMDSLQLLVVAPVALLVTGFLAFLIIGPITFTIANWITDGLVTVFEAAPIIGGLVYGAVYAPLVITGMHHTFLAVDLQLIGSTGTTFLWPILALSNIAQGAAVFAMMFAAKDEKLKGLAGTSGISAWLGITEPAMFGVNLRYRYPFIAAIIGTAIAAAFITFQGVKANSVGVGGIPAILSIVAADWFSFAIGMLIVILLPFIATYVIAKRKL